One Halarcobacter ebronensis genomic window carries:
- a CDS encoding FecCD family ABC transporter permease has translation MKSILVLFILLVFISIFSLSLGQYHLEISQIFDFFLYKVGLKEIDNFQLLQNIIMEIRFPRIVASILIGASLAISGVAFQSMFKNPLVSPGILGVLSGAAFGAALGMIFFKKFLLIQVSSFVFGVLAVFIALFISMFNRQNQLILLILGGVVSSAFFSSMLSITKYMADPYNELPAIVYWLMGSLALIDKQTIYIISIPILLGIFLMILLSKYLNILSLGDEEAKSLGVNVKLIRFVIILIATFISALTVVLAGMIGWVGLVIPHIARLLFGSNNIIIVPISALLGGIYLLIIDNLSRTLFSVEIPIGILTSLIGIPFFAYALKNVKKGWG, from the coding sequence ATGAAATCGATTTTAGTTCTATTTATACTATTAGTATTTATCTCTATTTTTTCACTCTCATTGGGGCAATATCATTTAGAAATATCACAAATTTTTGATTTTTTTCTTTATAAAGTTGGTTTAAAAGAGATTGATAATTTCCAACTACTACAAAATATAATTATGGAGATAAGATTTCCTCGTATTGTTGCCTCAATATTAATTGGTGCTTCATTGGCAATCTCTGGAGTTGCTTTTCAATCAATGTTTAAAAACCCATTAGTTTCCCCTGGTATTTTAGGAGTACTTTCAGGCGCTGCTTTTGGCGCTGCTTTAGGAATGATATTTTTTAAAAAGTTTTTATTAATTCAAGTTTCATCTTTTGTTTTTGGTGTTTTAGCTGTATTTATTGCACTATTTATCTCTATGTTTAATAGGCAAAATCAACTAATCCTATTGATTTTAGGAGGAGTTGTAAGTTCAGCATTTTTTAGTTCTATGCTCTCAATTACTAAATATATGGCAGATCCTTATAATGAGCTTCCTGCAATTGTATATTGGCTAATGGGAAGTTTGGCACTCATTGATAAACAGACTATTTATATAATCTCAATTCCAATTTTATTGGGAATTTTCCTAATGATACTTCTCTCAAAATATCTAAATATATTAAGCTTGGGAGATGAAGAGGCAAAAAGTTTGGGAGTAAATGTAAAACTTATAAGATTTGTTATTATCCTAATTGCCACATTCATTAGTGCTTTAACTGTAGTTTTAGCAGGAATGATAGGATGGGTAGGTTTGGTAATACCACATATTGCAAGACTACTTTTTGGCTCTAATAATATTATTATAGTTCCTATCTCTGCACTTCTTGGAGGAATTTATCTATTAATAATAGATAATCTATCTAGAACACTTTTTAGTGTAGAAATCCCTATAGGCATTTTAACTTCACTTATTGGAATACCTTTCTTTGCTTATGCTTTAAAAAATGTAAAAAAAGGATGGGGTTGA
- a CDS encoding LLM class flavin-dependent oxidoreductase: MNIGLMLLYENWDNNYSNAFQQQQELILLGEELGLDEVWITEHHFNKFSLSSSILTLMAYIIATTKKIRVGTASILTPIYSPIIVAEAIATLNVLSNNRFNFGVAKGGPFKKQNELLDFENSRERMLHSLDEIFSYLKEESSVFPKPISNIPTFIASKDEQSITYAAQNNIGLMAAHLWSTEIIKTMIEQYKKANYRNLPPQIMCSRGFYMASSNEEAINEALPALIRFREQMEKQGISSPIFYDENYWIENGIIGDKETCIKKIKELKDLGITNLALKPISNDVEKNKTSLEKFAKEILPSF, translated from the coding sequence ATGAATATAGGTTTAATGCTTTTGTATGAAAATTGGGATAACAACTATTCAAATGCTTTCCAACAACAACAGGAATTAATATTGTTAGGTGAAGAGCTAGGTTTAGATGAAGTTTGGATAACTGAACATCATTTTAATAAATTTAGTTTAAGCTCATCAATTTTAACTCTAATGGCATATATAATTGCAACGACAAAAAAAATAAGAGTAGGAACAGCCTCAATACTTACTCCTATTTATAGTCCAATAATTGTTGCTGAGGCAATTGCGACTCTTAATGTCCTCAGTAACAACAGATTCAATTTTGGCGTTGCAAAAGGTGGTCCCTTCAAAAAACAGAATGAGTTGTTAGACTTTGAAAACTCAAGGGAGAGAATGCTTCACTCTCTTGATGAAATATTTTCATATTTAAAAGAAGAAAGCTCTGTATTTCCAAAACCTATTAGCAATATTCCGACTTTTATAGCTTCTAAAGATGAGCAATCTATTACCTATGCAGCCCAAAATAACATAGGATTAATGGCTGCTCATTTATGGTCTACTGAAATTATTAAAACCATGATTGAGCAATATAAAAAAGCCAATTATCGGAACCTTCCTCCCCAAATTATGTGTTCAAGAGGGTTTTATATGGCAAGTAGCAATGAAGAAGCTATAAATGAAGCGCTTCCCGCGCTTATAAGATTTAGAGAACAGATGGAAAAACAAGGAATTAGCAGTCCAATTTTTTATGATGAAAATTATTGGATTGAAAATGGAATAATTGGGGATAAAGAAACGTGCATTAAAAAAATCAAAGAATTGAAAGATTTAGGCATAACAAACTTAGCATTAAAACCGATTTCAAATGATGTAGAAAAAAACAAAACCTCTTTAGAAAAATTTGCTAAAGAGATTTTACCTAGCTTTTAA
- a CDS encoding ABC transporter ATP-binding protein: MFRAENLKFSYGKKEILKGISFEINSSDIVSILGPNGCGKTTLLKIMLGFLKPTEGKIYFDNKEIHKIKPKELFQKVAYIPQIHDGAFGYLVKDVVLMGRMPYKTLFSNYNKYDKEITLKALDTLGILELKDEIYTTLSGGQRQLVLIARAITQQADIFIMDEPVNGLDFGNQYKLLNKIKELSKKDLTFIKTSHYPDHVFFVSNEALFLDRGKILEKGDPNLIIREENIKRVYNIESKITTVYNRKVCLAM, encoded by the coding sequence ATGTTTAGAGCAGAAAATCTAAAGTTCTCTTATGGGAAAAAAGAGATTTTAAAAGGCATTAGTTTTGAAATTAATAGCTCCGACATAGTATCTATTTTAGGTCCAAATGGATGTGGGAAGACTACTCTTCTAAAAATAATGTTAGGTTTTTTAAAACCCACAGAAGGGAAAATATATTTTGATAATAAAGAGATACATAAAATAAAACCTAAAGAGCTTTTTCAAAAAGTAGCTTATATACCTCAAATACATGATGGTGCCTTTGGATATTTGGTAAAAGATGTTGTTTTAATGGGAAGAATGCCCTATAAAACTCTCTTCTCAAACTATAACAAATATGATAAAGAGATTACATTAAAAGCTTTAGATACTTTAGGAATTTTAGAGTTAAAAGATGAAATATATACCACCTTAAGTGGAGGTCAAAGACAGTTAGTGTTAATTGCAAGAGCTATAACACAACAAGCTGATATATTTATTATGGATGAACCAGTAAATGGCTTAGACTTTGGAAATCAATATAAACTACTCAATAAAATCAAAGAGTTATCAAAAAAAGATTTAACCTTTATAAAAACAAGTCACTACCCAGACCATGTTTTTTTTGTTTCAAATGAAGCACTTTTTTTGGATAGAGGTAAAATCCTTGAAAAAGGAGATCCAAATTTAATAATAAGAGAGGAGAATATAAAAAGAGTGTATAACATTGAATCAAAGATCACAACTGTTTATAATAGAAAAGTTTGTTTAGCAATGTAA